The Mucilaginibacter terrae region GACAGGATATTTACTATGGCTCGGCTATGCAGTTCTTTCGTTCGCTGGTTGATGGTAACTTTGATAAAAATGGTTTTGTAATGCGTATACTGGCTCGCAGGCCTAATCCCGAGCGCCCGCCCGATGCGGTTATACAACGCAAGTTAGATAAATTTGATGGCGTAAACCGCGATTCGGTGCAGTACTGGTATAACAAATATCAACTGCAAAAGTATTTCGATAACCTTTACCGCGACCCCATAAGGGTTGACCAGGTGGTTAAAGAAACCGACCGCAAAGGCATTTACGTAATGGGTTTCCCGGAATGCCTGTACGTAACGTATACCAAAAAACACGAAACGCAGGATTTTAAAGATATTTACCGCCCGCTGGACTGGGAAAACTTTGAAACCAGTGTAGTTACGTTGAACACGCCATATATATTGTTTGATAATAACGGCTCGGTAGTTACATCGCCAAGCCCTTTGTTTGAGGGCTCATGGTCTAAAAATAAGATAGCTGAGTTACTGCCAGTTGATTTTGTGCCATCGGCAAGTTATACGCCGCCCTACATAAAAGGGGCAAAGCCGTAACTGCTTAAGTTTATTTTACTATGTAAGCATAGTAATTTGAGGTAATTTGTTTTACTTTTGCACGTCAATTTTTATGAAATTTATATATCAAAGTTGGTGGAAGGTTTTAGGCATTGTGCTGGTATTATATACCCTGATAGCCGGATTTTTATTAACTGTACCCCGTTTACCTATTTTACACGAGGCCATACGCAATGTATATTTCCATGTCCCCATGTGGATGGCTATGTTTTTGGTATTTGGCGTTTCGGTGTTTTACAGCGTGCGTTACCTGGCCAGTGGTGAAGAGGAATATGACCTTATTGCTGTTGAAAGTGTAAATACCGGTATTATATTTTACATATTAGGTTTATTAACAGGTATGCTGTGGGCACGCTATGCCTGGGGTGAGTATTGGAGCAATGATCCTAAACAAAATAGCGCTGCTATAGCATTTTTGCTTTATTGTGCTTATTTGGTTTTACGTAATGCAATTGATGAAGAGCAAAAACGGGCTCGCATATCAGCCATCTATAATATTTTTGCCTTTCCAATTATGCTGGTGTTGCTGTTTATACTGCCGCGCATGACCGATTCCTTGCACCCCGGCAATGGCGGAAACCCTGCTTTTGGCAAGTATGACATGACCAATGAAATGCGTGCCGTGTTGTATCCGGCCCTTTATTGGGTGGATGCTTATTGCCCTATGGATCGCAACTTTAAGATACCGTATTCGTTTAATTGAAAACAAGAACAACTCGCTTTAATCTCACATGAAAAGAATACTTTGTTTAACCCTGTTGTTAATGGGATACGCCACCGCATTTGCACAAAAAGTTGAAATGGCCGATACCATGCGCAGCGAGGGGAAAATATACGTGGTTATTGGCACCATAGCCATTATATTTATTGGTTTAGCCATTTACCTGTTTAGCATTGATAGGCGCTTAACCCGTATTGAAAAGCAAATGGACTAAAACTTTTTTGACCTTTAAAGTGTGTTACATTACTTTAATCAACTACCTATTGCGTAAATTTTACCAATTATTTAACCCAATACATATATGAGCAACATAGTAAATTCCGATCAGGACACGCATTTCTTTGCCGATGTGTGCGCCAACTTTGATCACGCAGCTCAATTTACCAAACACGATGCCGGTTTGTTAGACCAGATCAAATCATGTAACAGCGTTTACCGCTTCCGTTTCCCCATACGTAAGGGCAATGGTTTTGAGGTTATCGATGCATGGCGCGTTGAGCACTCTCACCACCAATCGCCAACTAAAGGTGGTATACGTTACAGCGAAATGGTTAATGAAGATGAGGTTATGGCCTTATCGGCGTTAATGACGTACAAGTGTGCTATTGTAAACGTTCCCTTCGGTGGTGCTAAAGGCGGTATTAAAATCAATCCTAAAAACTATACCGTACAAGAGTTAGAGAATATAACCCGCCGCTATACGGTAGAATTAATTAAAAAGAATTTCATAGGTCCTAATATCGATGTACCCGCCCCTGATTATGGTTCGGGAGAACGCGAAATGAGCTGGATTGCCGATACTTATGCCACCATGAACCCTAACCAGGGCGATGCCTTAGGATGTGTTACCGGTAAACCAATTGCCTTACACGGTATTGCCGGCAGGAGAGAAGCTACCGGTCGTGGTGTGGCCATTGCCGCCCGTGAGTGTGTTAGCGTAGCCGAAGACATGCAGGCCCTTGGCTTAACTGCAGGCTTAACCGGTAAAAAAGTTATCGTACAAGGTTTAGGTAACGTAGGTTACTATTCGGCTAAGTTTTTAACCGAGTTTGGCGCTACCATAGTTGGCCTTTGCGAATTTGAAGGTGCTGTTTATAACGAAGACGGCTTGGATTTCGACGCTGTATTCCAGCATCGCAAAGCAACCGGTTCTATCTTGGGTTTCCCGGGTGCTAAAAAAGAGTTTACCCGTTCGGGCGAAGGTTTGGAGCAACCATGTGATATATTAGTTCCTGCTGCTTTAGAAAACCAGATAACCGGCGAAAACGTACGCAACATTCAGGCTAAAATTATTGTAGAAGGTGCCAATGGCCCAACTACTCCTGAAGCCGAAGCCATATTTTACGAAAAAGGCGGCATCATTGTACCTGATATGTATGCTAACGCCGGCGGTGTAACCGTGTCCTACTTTGAGTGGGTTGAAAAACCTTTCACACGTATCATTCGGCCGTATTAACCGCAGGTTCGAGGAAAACTCCAACCTCAACATCGTTAACATGGTTGAAGGTATTACCGGCGTATCATTAACCCCGTTACAGCGTGAAACTATCATCAAAGGAGCATCTGAACTGGAACTGGTAAATTCGGGTTTAGAAGATACCATGATCCGTTCATACCACGAAATACGCGAAACCTTGCGCAACAACCCCGAGGCTAAAACCTTGCGCGTTGCTGCATTTGTTGGTGCCATCAACAAAATTGCGGTATCGTACCAGAACTTGGGCGTGTGGCCGTGATTTGTTGTAGAAACAAGAACTAAGAGCCAGGAGCCAAGACTTTTGGCGTTTTATATTCAAATAGCGATAACTGTAATGGTTATCGCTATTTTTGTTTGATGGCACAATACCCATAACAATTCATATTTTTACCGCATGAAATTTATTCTGAGCGCTTTTTTATTCATATTATCTATAACAACATCATTCGCACAGCAAGCTCCGCCCGAGTATTTTGAAACGGCTACCATCAAAGCAAAGTTTGGGGTGAGGGTAGTATTTACCAGTCGCAAGCATGCTATAACGCTTGATGTAGCATCTGATCAGGTAAAAAGTACCGAACACCCATATGTAATATTGGTAGGTAAACAGATTTTACAATTTGCCTTTACACCGGTTATATATGATACACTTGCCCGCACGGCCGATCAGCAGCGGGAGTTGGTATTGGGTTACATGAAATCGGAAATTGATTATGCCAAAAAGATACTCAACATGGCCGAAATAACCAGCACCACTGAATGGGTTAACATTAACGGCAAACCGTTTTTGTTATGGAGCTACTACCTGGCACCAGGCGATAAATCGAATGTGGTAAAACAAAGTTACCTGTGTACTTATGCCTACGGCCGGGTATTAAGCATTAACTCCCCGCTCATCAAAGATGATAACGAAACAACCGCTAAGGAGCTGATGATGCAAATAGGTAAAACCTTTATGC contains the following coding sequences:
- a CDS encoding CcmD family protein, producing MKRILCLTLLLMGYATAFAQKVEMADTMRSEGKIYVVIGTIAIIFIGLAIYLFSIDRRLTRIEKQMD